One region of Baekduia soli genomic DNA includes:
- a CDS encoding GNAT family N-acetyltransferase has protein sequence MDDRLATWTAAGAPGPEALTGRRVELQPLQAARHAADLFAAAHGRDADPHLWDHMAYGPFPDAAALAAWAREREDGEDPRFYAVVDRVTGRAGGVVSLMRVDCANGCIEIGNVWFGAALQRTPQATEAIALLARHAFDDLGHRRLEWKCDAANARSRAAALRLGFTYEGTFRQHMIVKGRNRDTAWFAIVDGDWPAVKAALEAWLDPANFDARGRQRASLAALRT, from the coding sequence GTGGACGACCGCCTCGCGACCTGGACCGCCGCCGGCGCTCCGGGCCCCGAGGCGCTGACGGGTCGGCGCGTGGAGCTGCAGCCGCTGCAGGCCGCGCGCCACGCCGCCGACCTGTTCGCCGCCGCCCACGGCCGTGACGCCGACCCGCACCTGTGGGACCACATGGCCTACGGGCCGTTCCCCGATGCCGCGGCCCTGGCGGCGTGGGCCCGGGAGCGCGAGGACGGCGAGGACCCGCGCTTCTACGCCGTGGTCGACCGCGTGACCGGGCGCGCCGGGGGCGTCGTGAGCCTCATGCGCGTCGACTGCGCCAACGGCTGCATCGAGATCGGCAACGTCTGGTTCGGCGCGGCGCTGCAGCGCACCCCGCAGGCGACGGAGGCCATCGCCCTGCTCGCCCGCCACGCGTTCGACGACCTCGGCCACCGGCGGCTGGAGTGGAAGTGCGACGCCGCCAACGCCCGTTCGCGCGCCGCCGCGCTGCGGCTGGGGTTCACCTACGAGGGCACGTTCCGCCAGCACATGATCGTCAAGGGCCGCAACCGCGACACGGCGTGGTTCGCGATCGTCGACGGCGACTGGCCGGCGGTGAAGGCCGCGCTGGAGGCGTGGCTGGACCCCGCCAACTTCGACGCCCGGGGCCGCCAGCGCGCGTCGCTGGCGGCGCTGCGCACCTGA
- a CDS encoding type 1 glutamine amidotransferase domain-containing protein, translating to MAQTLAGRTVAILVATEGIEQVELVEPRRALEEAGATVHLVSTEAGEVQAFDHLDKADTFTADKAASDVSASDYDALMLPGGVANPDALRTDAGAVALVRGFFDAGKPVAAICHAPWTLIEADVVRGRTLTSWPSLQTDLRNAGATWVDEEVVVDQGLVTSRKPDDLEAFNAKMLEEFAEGRHEGQRRGGGGARFEKDRATT from the coding sequence ATGGCGCAGACGCTGGCAGGCAGGACGGTGGCGATCCTCGTGGCCACCGAGGGCATCGAGCAGGTCGAGCTCGTCGAGCCCCGCAGGGCCCTCGAGGAGGCCGGGGCGACGGTCCACCTCGTCTCCACCGAGGCCGGCGAGGTCCAGGCCTTCGACCACCTCGACAAGGCCGACACGTTCACCGCCGACAAGGCCGCATCGGACGTCTCGGCCTCCGACTACGACGCGCTCATGCTGCCGGGCGGCGTCGCCAACCCCGACGCGCTGCGCACCGACGCCGGCGCCGTCGCGTTGGTCCGTGGCTTCTTCGACGCGGGCAAGCCCGTCGCGGCGATCTGCCACGCCCCCTGGACGCTCATCGAGGCCGACGTCGTGCGCGGGCGGACGCTGACCTCATGGCCGTCGCTGCAGACCGACCTTCGCAACGCGGGCGCGACGTGGGTCGACGAGGAGGTCGTCGTCGACCAGGGCCTCGTGACCAGCCGCAAGCCCGACGACCTCGAGGCGTTCAACGCCAAGATGCTCGAGGAGTTCGCCGAGGGCCGCCACGAGGGCCAGAGGCGCGGCGGCGGCGGCGCCCGGTTCGAGAAGGACCGCGCGACGACCTAG